The following proteins are co-located in the Gossypium hirsutum isolate 1008001.06 chromosome A02, Gossypium_hirsutum_v2.1, whole genome shotgun sequence genome:
- the LOC107927323 gene encoding MACPF domain-containing protein At1g14780, whose translation MEETEKPIEVLAMEALGKGYDITGDFRLKYAKGTRLLVLDETNKRDIVFPGAAAFTMKDVSQDIRLDKGDRIRFKSDVLEFNQMSELLNQKSSIQGKVPSGYLNSIFDLSGNWLHDAADTKNLAFDGYFISLYYLHLTASPLVLNDRVKKSVPPHWDPAALSRFIQTYGTHIIVGMAIGGQDLICVRQNSSSTIPTSELRGYLEDLGDVMFSDGKSPSLIQRKSRDGKQKVPDVFNRILQSSTMQLASIAETSSKDGLTIICSKRGGNVFLHSHSNWLQTVPAKPEGILFKFVPITSLLTGIPGSGYLSHAINLYLRYKPTPEDLRYFLEFQVPQQWAPMFCGLPLRHQTRKASCPSLQFTFLGPTLHVNSTQVTSELKPVVGLRLYLEGKKCNRLALHVLHLSSLPGIMAFTSSKPSQWRGSDDYKSSDQFLEPVRWKRYSNVCTSLVKYDPNWLQEVSGGVFIVTGAQLISKGKWPKTVLHLRLLYTHIPHCTIRKTEWAVAPDTSRKGSFLTNLSMTFSFTQGTAMTGQQKQTPTALNSGVYPDGPPEPIRSKKLLKYVDISEVVRGPHDAPGHWLVIAAKLVNESGKINLQVKFALLDYP comes from the exons ATGGAAGAAACAGAGAAACCAATAGAGGTATTAGCTATGGAAGCGTTGGGAAAAGGGTACGATATAACTGGAGATTTCAGATTGAAATATGCTAAAGGAACAAGGCTATTGGTGCTTGATGAAACCAACAAACGAGACATTGTTTTCCCAGGTGCTGCTGCTTTTACTATGAAAGATGTTTCTCAAGATATTCGTCTTGATAAAGGCGATCGTATTCGTTTCAAATCTGATGTTCTTGAATTCAATCAG ATGTCTGAGTTACTTAATCAGAAGTCTTCTATACAAGGAAAAGTTCCTTCAGGGTATCTTAACAGTATTTTCGATTTGAGTGGAAATTGGCTTCATGATGCTGCAGACACCAAAAATCTCGCTTTCGATGGTTACTTTATTTCGTTGTATTATTTACACCTTACAGCATCACCACTTGTGCTAAATGACAGAGTTAAGAAGTCTGTTCCACCTCATTGGGATCCAGCAGCCTTGTCTAG gttcatacAGACATATGGCACACACATAATAGTCGGTATGGCTATCGGTGGTCAAGATTTAATATGTGTCAGGCAAAACTCTTCCTCTACAATTCCTACGTCCGAGCTTAGAGGGTATTTGGAGGACCTTGGAGATGTTATGTTTTCAGACGGGAAAAGCCCTTCATTAATACAGAGAAAGTCAAGAGATGGCAAACAAAAA GTTCCCGACGTCTTTAACCGCATTTTGCAGTCAAGCACCATGCAGTTGGCTAGCATTGCAGAAACATCGAGCAAAGAC GGACTCACTATCATTTGCTCGAAAAGAGGAGGAAATGTGTTCTTGCATAGCCACTCGAACTGGCTCCAGACAGTACCTGCCAAGCCAGAAGGAATTTTGTTCAAGTTTGTACCAATTACTTCTCTTCTGACAGGGATTCCTGGAAGTGGATATCTTAGTCATGCAATCAACTTGTATCTTCGTT ACAAGCCCACTCCCGAGGATTTACGGTATTTTTTGGAGTTTCAAGTTCCACAACAATGGGCCCCTATGTTCTGTGGCCTGCCACTTAGACATCAGACAAGAAAAGCTTCTTGCCCCTCCCTGCAATTCACTTTCCTGGGTCCTACGTTACATGTCAACTCTACACAG GTTACAAGCGAGTTAAAACCTGTAGTTGGCCTCCGGTTGTATCTAGAAGGAAAAAAATGCAACCGGTTGGCATTACATGTGCTGCATCTTTCAAGCCTCCCGGGTATAATGGCATTCACATCAAGCAAACCTAGTCAATGGCGAGGTTCCGATGACTACAAGTCCAGTGATCAATTTTTAGAGCCAGTCAGATGGAAACGATACTCGAATGTATGCACATCCCTCGTTAAGTACGATCCTAACTGGTTGCAAGAAGTTTCAGGTGGTGTTTTTATCGTAACCGGTGCACAGCTTATCAGCAAAGGGAAGTGGCCAAAGACGGTTTTGCATCTCCGTCTGCTTTACACTCATATACCCCACTGCACAATCAGGAAAACTGAGTGGGCAGTTGCGCCTGACACTTCCCGTAAGGGTAGTTTCCTTACGAATCTAAGCATGACTTTTTCATTCACCCAAGGGACAGCCATGACTGGACAACAGAAACAAACTCCGACTGCACTTAATTCGGGTGTATATCCCGATGGTCCACCAGAACCGATTCGATCGAAAAAACTGCTGAAATATGTAGATATATCTGAGGTTGTACGTGGTCCACATGATGCTCCAGGACACTGGTTGGTAATTGCAGCTAAACTAGTCAATGAGAGTGGTAAGATTAACTTACAAGTGAAGTTTGCATTATTAGATTAtccatga